CGTTCAGCACTTCCCTCACGATTTCGACGATTGGCGCAGCCGCCTGTTCGCCGGGCACAGACTCGTTGATGTAACTGATGAGTGTCGTGCGCGCTGTACCTCGGGCGTCGTCGCTCATCACCAGCGGCACGAGCGACAGCAGGAAGATCAGAAACGGGAAGATCGAAAACAGCCACGAGTACGCCATCGCCGAGGCCAGCGTGAGCAGGTTGTCGTTGTTTACCTCATTCCAGACGCGCTTCGCAAACGCGATGAAACCGTAACGTCGAAGGGCGGGGATGGCGGTGCGGAGCGATGGCATGCGTTTAAGTGGAGCGTCGAAGAAAATATCAAGCGTGCGGTCAGCAATACGCTGGCCGCACGCTTGGAAAAGCCTCGCAAGGAACAAGCAAAACTTAGACCGTCATGCCGCTTTCCTCGTCCGCCTGCTGTTGGGCCTTGGCGGCCTCGTACTCTTCCAGCGTGATGGTCGCCTCACGGGCCTGGCTACCCTTGTAGTCGCCCACGAGCCCCGCGGCGGCCATCTGCTCGATCAGGCGGCTGGCTCGGCTGTAGCCGATCGTCAAACGACGCTGCAGCAAGCTGACGCTGCCACGCTTCGTCTCCAGCACGATGCGGACGGCGTCCTCGAACAGCTCGTCGCGCTCCATGTCGCCGTCCTCGCCCAGGGTGGCCTTGATCTGCACCAGCTCCGGCTCGTACTGCGCCGCCGCCATGCTCTTGACCAGCTTCACGCTGTCGCGGATTTCCTTGTCGTCAATATACGTGCCCTGGCCACGCATGGGTTTGCTTGCGCCCGGTGGCAGGAACAGCATGTCGCCCTGGCCCAGCAGCAGTTCGGCACCGTTCTGGTCCAGCACGATTCGGCTGTCCATCTTGCTGGCGACGCGGAACGCGATCTTGCTCGGCATGTTCGACTTGATCAGGCCCGTTACCACCGTCGCCTGCGGCCGCTGGGTCGCCAGCACGAGGTGAATGCCGACCGCGCGGGCCTTCTGGGCCAAGCGCACGATAAAGCTTTCGACTTCCTTGCCGCTGGTCATCATCAGGTCGGCCAGCTCGTCGATGATGATCACGATGTACGGCAGTTTCTTCGGGATCTTCGCTTCCTCTTCCTCGTTGGAAGGCTCGAAGCGCTCCTTCAGCTCGTCCAGCGTCAGCTTGTTGTAGTCCTTGATGTTCCGGACGCCCGCTTCGGACAGGATCTCGTAGCGCTCGTCCATCTTCTCGCAGGCCCAGTCCAACACGCTCGTCGCCCGGCCGGTCTCGTTGATGACCGGGCACATGAGGTGCGGGATGTCCTTGAACGGCGCCATTTCGACGACCTTCGGGTCGACCAGGATCAGCTTCACGGTGTCCGGCCGTTGAAGGTACATGATCGACATGATGATCGTGTTGATGCAGACCGACTTACCGGAGCCGGTCGTGCCGGCGATCAGGCAGTGGGGCATCTTGGTCAGGTCGGCGATCAGCGGCTCACCGCTAGCGTCCTTGCCGAGGAAGATCGGGATGCCGTCCTTGGCGGCGCCGTCCGGGGCCTGCTGCATCAGCTCCTTCAGGCGCACCTTTTCCTTCTCGGCGTTGGGCACTTCAATGCCGACGGTGCTCTTGCCGGGAATCGGCGCGACGATGCGGACCGTCTCGGCCTTCAGCGAACGTTGGATGTCGTTCGACAGCGCGCTGATCGTGCTGACCTTGATGCCGGGCGCCAGCGCCAGCTCGTACATGGTGATGACCGGGCCGGTGTCGATCTCGACGACGTGCGCATCGATGTTGAACTCGCGCAGCGCCTGTTCCAGCAACGCGGCCTGTTCGCGGACGAACTGCTCCTGCGACTCGACATAGCCGTGCTCGGCGTCGCCCAGCACGCTCCAGTCGGGCAGTTGGTACTCGCCCAGTTCCTGCCGGGGTGGCGGGGAGACCTGGCGCGGCCGGGCCATGCTCGGCAGCTTTACCTTGATGTCGCGCCGGATCTCCGGTGGGGCGATCGTCGCGGGGCCCTCGGCGTCGTCGGGGGCGTCGATCGGTGTCACGCTCGGGCCGTTCACGTAGTCGGGCGCGGGCGTCGAGGTGACGGCCATCGATTGCTCGACCGTCGGATTGAAAACCGCCGGCGCTGCGTGCACAGGAATGGCCATCGAAGGCGCCGCCGGCGGAATGACCGCCGCGGTCGCGGGCGTGGGTTCGGAGTCGTCGGAAAAGGCGGCGTGTTCCTCGGCCGGCTCGTCATTGTCGTACGACAAATCGATCTGGTTCTCAGCCGGCTTCTTACGGCGCAACAGGGCCGGCAGCTTCCACGACGATTCACCGTCGTCCACGATGTCGGCCATCGTCCGGCGCGTCTGCATCTTCGGCACCGGCGCTTTGGCGGCCCTCGGCTTCAGGTCAGTCGCTTCCGCACCCACCGTTCGAAACTTTGGAAGCGACGGCAGGGTGGGCAGTTCGGGGAAGTTGAAGCGAGCCGTGTTGTTGCGCAGCTGTTCGGCGGTGGCGGTGGCGACGCTCGGCACGCGGGCGAGCAAATCGTCGGCGGCCAGCAGAATGCCGACCAAGATCGTCACGCCCAGCACCAGCCGGGTGCCGACGGTGTTCAGGTGACCGTGAAGGTACGTTGAGAAGGAGATGCCAACCCAGCCGCCGTTGCCTTCGGGGAAGCTGGTGTTCGAGCCCGGATATAGGTGATGGACGACCGTTGCGAACGCGACACTGATTAGCGTCAGCCCGATCAGGCGCATCCACCAGTCGCCGACCTTTGCCTGGAAGATGAATGCGATGCAGCAGAAGCCGGTGAAAGCCAGGATCGGGAAGACGCCCTGACCGATGGCGGCGTACGTCCAGTAGGCGACGAACGCGCCGGCGCTACCGCAGAGGTTCTGCGTCGTGCCGTGCGGGTAGACGTTGTGGCTGGGCCAGTCGCTGTCGTGGAAGCTCGCGATCGACAGCAGCACGAACAACCACACGCCGCAGGCGAGGAACTGAAGCACCCGGCGCAACAGCAGGTGCGGATCGCGCGGGGCGGCTTCGGGTTCAAACTCAGGTTCGACGTTACGCGGCAATGTTCACCTCTTAAACAAATTCTGGTGACGGATGGGTGGTGCCTGACGCGGAATCACTTCCTGCCGGGTACCACGCATCGATCACCACTCCTCAGTGTCCCGTGTGCCCGAAGCCCCCTGTGCCGCGAGACGTTTCGTCCAGGTCGGTCACCTCGATCAGCTCGACCGCCGGCACGGGCAGGACGAGCATTTGCGCAACGCGCGTGCCGCGCTCGATCGTGAACGGCTGCTTGCCGTGGTTGATCAACGGCACGTGCACCTGGCCGCGGTAATCCGAATCGATCGTACCGGGACTATTGATCAGCGTAACCCCGAACTTGCTGGCCAGCCCACTGCGCGGGCGCACCTGGGCCTCGTAGCCCACTGGTATCGCCATCGCGAACCCGCAGGGGACGAGGAAGATGTCGCCAGGTTGAATAACGGCTGGGGCGTCGACCGCGGCGCAAAGGTCGAACCCGGCCGCTTGGGCGGTCATGCGGATGGGCAGGGGCAGGTCTTGCCCGTTGGCCAGTCGCTTCAATTTGACGGTAATCGGGCTCGCCAACGGGGCTCTCCATGGTTTAGGCGCGTTGGCCCCCGGCGCATAGGGCGGGCGCGGCGGCGCATGACACGGTCTTTAGGGTTATCGGCCATCCGACCTCAACTTCGACAGTGCGAACGCCGTCGATTTGGCACCATTTCTCTACCGCGGTAACGCCGGGTAACGTATGGACCGAAAATGGGTAGTGTCAGCGCGCGCCCTGGTCCACCGCGAACGGTCGAGGACAAGCGAGCGCCAAGGAGCATTTGTGTCAGATCGATACGCGATTGGGCTGGACGTGGGTGGGACGAACATCAAGGCGATCGCCATCAGCGCCGCGGGGCGCGTGCTGGACGATCGCGAGCAACCCACGGTCGACGACGATCGCGCCCAGTGGAAGTCGGACGCGAAGAACCTGGTTGCCCAGATGGAGCAAGCCGTCGGGCGCCCCGCCGACGCGGTGGGCGTTTGCTGTCCGGGCATCATCGCACCCCACGGGCGCAGCGTGTGGTGGATGCTGGGGAAGATGGAAGCGCTGATGGGCTTCGAATGGGCGCCCTATCTTGAGCGAACGGACGTGGTGCCGGTCTACAACGATGCCAAGGCCGCGCTGCTGGGCGAGGTGCACACCGGGGCGGCCAAGGGGGCGTCAAACGTCGTGTTGCTGACGCTGGGCACCGGCGTTGGCGGGGCGGTGATGTGTGACGGCAAGTTGCTGAACGGTCACATGGGCCGCGCGGGACATCTTGGGCATATGTCGGTCAATTTCGACGGCCCACCCGACCTGGCTCGCACGCCGGGCGCGATTGAGTACGAAATTGGTCAGAACTCGGTCGCCGACCGCACTGGCGGGCGGTTTGAAGACACGAAGGCACTGGTGGAGGCCCACCTGCAAGGCGACACGCGGGCCAGCGAGATCTGGCTGCGCAGCGTGCGGGCGTTGGCGGCCCACATCGTCAGCGTCATCAACGCGGTTGACCCGGAGGTGGTGATCGTGGGTGGTGGCATCGCTAAGAGCGGAAGTGCGCTATTTAAGCCGTTGAACGACTACTTGGATCAATTTGAGTGGCGGCCGTTCGAACATCGCGTGCGCATTGTGGAGCCGACGCTTGGCTCCGACGCAGGGGCCATCGGCGCGGCTTATGGCGCGATGGCGGAACTCTCGGGGTCTGTCTGAAGGCAAGGGCGGGATGCTGCCGTTCGTATGCCATTTCGTGAAAAGCGGTTCACCCCGTCCACATGCCGCCGATCTCGCGGATGACGACGCGATCTGCTTCGTCGCCCGCAGCTGCTAACAACCGTTCCATAGGCTCGGTCGCGGGCTCGTGGCTGAGGATGAACGTGCTGTGGTGCATTGGCAGCAGGTGGCGGGCGGGCATGCGCTGGGCCATTGTCCACGCCTGTTCGGGCGTTGAATGGGCAGCGACGTAGGGGTCGTAGGCGCCGATGCCAAGTATCGCCAGGTCTACCGGTCCTATGCCATCGAAGGCGTGCGTGAAGGCGGTGTCCGCGCCGTACAGGATCGATCGGCCAGCGGAATCTCGCAGCAGATACGAGTTGTAGCCGCGGTTCATGTCGTGGAACGTGCGCGCGCCCCAATGTCGAGATTCAATCGCGCTGATAATGACGCTGCCGACCGATAGTTGGCGGTTCCAGGGCAACTCGCGCACTTTTCGATAGCCCAGATCGGTCAGCAGATCGCGCGTGGCGGCGGCCGTCACCACGGGTGTACGCTTCGGCAGGCGCGCCAGCGTGGGGCGGTCCAGGTGGTCGAAATGCGCGTGTGAAATCAAGATAAGGTCCAACGGCGGCAGGTCCGCCAGCTTCACCGCCGGCGCAACAAGGCGTTTCGGACCAGCGGTGAACATGCCCAGCCCCACGCCGACACGCGCGGAGAAGACCGGGTCGGTGATGATGTTCATCCCTCCAATGCGCAGCAGGACCGTCGCGTGCCCGATCCACGCTGCGGCCAGTTCGTACGATTGCCAGTTCGTCAGATCCAAGCGCAACCGCGGCTTCGGTGGGGGATTGAGCCGGTCGATGATCGCCAGCCGACCCCGGCTGCGCCCAAGGCGGTCGGCCAGGCGCAGTGCCAGCGGCTTGTGCTTGGCCCAGTTGGCAAGTCGACGCCAGCTCACCGCAGTTCCACCCCGACCGGAAAGTGGTCGCTCGCGTCGCGTGCGCGGTCGCTGTTGTCGATCCATGCCCGCACGATGCGGTCGGCGGGCAATGAATGCGCGAAGATGTAATCGACGCGCTGCTGCGGGTACTGCGTCTTAAACGTGCCGGTGGCGTCGGCGTAACTGGCGTCGAACGCGCGCAGCGTGTCGGTGTAGCCGTGTGCCAGCATTTGCGCGATCGCCCGGCGGGGCACGTCACCGCCGTTCTCCTTCGCCTCGCGCTGCGTGCGCGGCGACGCTTTATCAAAGTCGATCTGCTGCGTCGGCGCGTTCGCGTTGAAGTCACCACAGAGCACGTGAGGCTTCCCGATCCGTCGGTGGCGTTCGAAGCGGTGCCGGATGCGGTTTAACTGCTCGCAGCGTTCGTGCTCCGCAGCCTCGGTCGCATGGGCACGCAAGTGCAGCACGCCGATCGGGCATTCAGTGCCGTTAGGGGCGACAACGGTTGCTTCCAGCAGGCAGCGACCCGCGTTCGCATCGATGGCCGTGTGATTGATCGAGTCGATGATCGGCCAACGCGACATCAATGCGACGGAATGTTCCGAACCCTCTGCGAAAATGAAATCCATGCCCAGCCGCGACGCCAGGCGCGTCACGACATCATGGTTATCGGCCTCCACAAGCGCCACCACGTCAGCGTCGGCCGTCGAGATGACGTCAGCGAGCTGAGGCACCCGATCAGTACCGCCGTCGAGAATGTTGTAGCTAAGCAGTCGCATAGAATGCATTTCAAACGGCACAGGCCGCACAGTCAGCAATCTATCCGTTCGATCGCTGGCCCGGTTCTTGCCAATCCGGCTTCCGGCACGGCAACTGCATCGTAGGTTTCGGTTGCGTCGCTGTCACCTGACGATGGGGTCGGGTGGACCGTCTTGGTCGGAGCATCTGGGAAGGAATGGAAATGCATACGTTGATCGGTGAATTGCTGGGCAAACAAGTCGAACTGAGCGCGCACGACGTTGAGGAAATCCTGCAAGAGCAGGGCGCGACCGGGCGGCGGTTCGGGGACATTGCGTTGTCGTGGGGCCTGTGTCAGCCGCAACACGTGTGGCGGGCCTGGGCAAAGCAGCATGTGGAAGATGGCAAGAAGGTCGACCTGTCGCGCTTGCCCGTCGATTGCCAGGCTGTGACGTTGCTGCCTTATGAAATGGCGAACCGGTTGAGCATGATCCCGCTGCGCAGCTTCGATGATGAGGTGATCATCGCCGCCGCCGAACTGGACGTGATGAGTACGGGCGAGGTGGGGCAGATTATCCAGAAGACGTGTCGTTTCGTTCGGGCCGATTCGACGCAGATCCGCGAAGCCATCGCGACCTATTACCATCACGCGTAACG
The Tepidisphaeraceae bacterium DNA segment above includes these coding regions:
- a CDS encoding ROK family protein; translation: MSDRYAIGLDVGGTNIKAIAISAAGRVLDDREQPTVDDDRAQWKSDAKNLVAQMEQAVGRPADAVGVCCPGIIAPHGRSVWWMLGKMEALMGFEWAPYLERTDVVPVYNDAKAALLGEVHTGAAKGASNVVLLTLGTGVGGAVMCDGKLLNGHMGRAGHLGHMSVNFDGPPDLARTPGAIEYEIGQNSVADRTGGRFEDTKALVEAHLQGDTRASEIWLRSVRALAAHIVSVINAVDPEVVIVGGGIAKSGSALFKPLNDYLDQFEWRPFEHRVRIVEPTLGSDAGAIGAAYGAMAELSGSV
- a CDS encoding endonuclease/exonuclease/phosphatase family protein; translated protein: MRLLSYNILDGGTDRVPQLADVISTADADVVALVEADNHDVVTRLASRLGMDFIFAEGSEHSVALMSRWPIIDSINHTAIDANAGRCLLEATVVAPNGTECPIGVLHLRAHATEAAEHERCEQLNRIRHRFERHRRIGKPHVLCGDFNANAPTQQIDFDKASPRTQREAKENGGDVPRRAIAQMLAHGYTDTLRAFDASYADATGTFKTQYPQQRVDYIFAHSLPADRIVRAWIDNSDRARDASDHFPVGVELR
- the dut gene encoding dUTP diphosphatase, whose protein sequence is MASPITVKLKRLANGQDLPLPIRMTAQAAGFDLCAAVDAPAVIQPGDIFLVPCGFAMAIPVGYEAQVRPRSGLASKFGVTLINSPGTIDSDYRGQVHVPLINHGKQPFTIERGTRVAQMLVLPVPAVELIEVTDLDETSRGTGGFGHTGH
- a CDS encoding DNA translocase FtsK; translated protein: MPRNVEPEFEPEAAPRDPHLLLRRVLQFLACGVWLFVLLSIASFHDSDWPSHNVYPHGTTQNLCGSAGAFVAYWTYAAIGQGVFPILAFTGFCCIAFIFQAKVGDWWMRLIGLTLISVAFATVVHHLYPGSNTSFPEGNGGWVGISFSTYLHGHLNTVGTRLVLGVTILVGILLAADDLLARVPSVATATAEQLRNNTARFNFPELPTLPSLPKFRTVGAEATDLKPRAAKAPVPKMQTRRTMADIVDDGESSWKLPALLRRKKPAENQIDLSYDNDEPAEEHAAFSDDSEPTPATAAVIPPAAPSMAIPVHAAPAVFNPTVEQSMAVTSTPAPDYVNGPSVTPIDAPDDAEGPATIAPPEIRRDIKVKLPSMARPRQVSPPPRQELGEYQLPDWSVLGDAEHGYVESQEQFVREQAALLEQALREFNIDAHVVEIDTGPVITMYELALAPGIKVSTISALSNDIQRSLKAETVRIVAPIPGKSTVGIEVPNAEKEKVRLKELMQQAPDGAAKDGIPIFLGKDASGEPLIADLTKMPHCLIAGTTGSGKSVCINTIIMSIMYLQRPDTVKLILVDPKVVEMAPFKDIPHLMCPVINETGRATSVLDWACEKMDERYEILSEAGVRNIKDYNKLTLDELKERFEPSNEEEEAKIPKKLPYIVIIIDELADLMMTSGKEVESFIVRLAQKARAVGIHLVLATQRPQATVVTGLIKSNMPSKIAFRVASKMDSRIVLDQNGAELLLGQGDMLFLPPGASKPMRGQGTYIDDKEIRDSVKLVKSMAAAQYEPELVQIKATLGEDGDMERDELFEDAVRIVLETKRGSVSLLQRRLTIGYSRASRLIEQMAAAGLVGDYKGSQAREATITLEEYEAAKAQQQADEESGMTV
- a CDS encoding MBL fold metallo-hydrolase, with the protein product MSWRRLANWAKHKPLALRLADRLGRSRGRLAIIDRLNPPPKPRLRLDLTNWQSYELAAAWIGHATVLLRIGGMNIITDPVFSARVGVGLGMFTAGPKRLVAPAVKLADLPPLDLILISHAHFDHLDRPTLARLPKRTPVVTAAATRDLLTDLGYRKVRELPWNRQLSVGSVIISAIESRHWGARTFHDMNRGYNSYLLRDSAGRSILYGADTAFTHAFDGIGPVDLAILGIGAYDPYVAAHSTPEQAWTMAQRMPARHLLPMHHSTFILSHEPATEPMERLLAAAGDEADRVVIREIGGMWTG